One Tubulanus polymorphus chromosome 5, tnTubPoly1.2, whole genome shotgun sequence DNA segment encodes these proteins:
- the LOC141905533 gene encoding uncharacterized protein LOC141905533 isoform X2, protein MPCWYYEKKDLRYTPSYKDNIDPETEARYRKEGARFIIDCGTKLGLRYDACSTGVVYFHRFYMFHSFKNFHRYVTGACCLFLAGKVEETPKKCKDIIRTASSMLTREQFAVFGNDPKEEVMTLERILLQTIKFDLQVSHPYHYLVKYAKFIKGDKEKVNSMIQMAWTFINDSMCTMLSLQWEPDIIGVSLLYLASRLSKFEITDWSGKKPGEKWWECFVPDSSKELLEDVCHQVLDLYTSDAPASKPRTVSPPIAPVPQQQHYPGPPLPDDSHSQNGTKQSRPATPQEPEKKLPPMPAPLPHVVQPPLPPSTQPGLDVTGYQLKKPETFSSQNPYISTQMYSNSFMSTEGAQSIQTLISSNKQQPPPAVPPTSAFTGQQPAPVQQYSQPAAGFQPTSTAQPGYTQQQGYPPPGYTQQAGYQYPQQQSQYPAQTQGHYNYPPGYQQQTGQYPTGSQQQYPAPPPPNAGKNPAYPSSQPPPNYKPPPPNHHQAVPFSGNQQPYPVGQSYPPPSNQQPPQQYPGGPRPSFPGNQQPYPPPPNSQPGGGYPTNRGQHVPNQPPPPFQQYGNNPQPYGQYQNQYSGGRGGYQGQQGYKPPAPQSGGPPPRMSGRHPPPRR, encoded by the exons ATGCCGTGTTGGTATTACGAGAAGAAAGATCTGCGTTATACACCTTCGTATAAAGATAATATCGACCCAGAAACTGAGGCCAGGTATCGCAAAGAGGGAGCAAGATTTATCATCGACTGCGGAACAAAACTCGGGCT GAGGTACGATGCTTGTAGCACCGGAGTCGTCTATTTCCATAGGTTTTACATGTTCCATTCCTTCAAAAATTTCCACAGATAC GTAACCGGAGCTTGCTGTCTATTTTTGGCCGGCAAAGTTGAAGAAACTCCCAAGAAATGTAAAGATATCATTAGGACAGCCAGCTCAATGCTGACTCGGGAACAGTTTGCTGTCTTCGGAAACGACCCAAAG GAAGAAGTGATGACTTTGGAGAGAATTTTACTTCAAACTATCAAATTCGACTTGCAAGTCAGTCACCCATATCACTACCTCGTGAAATATGCCAAATTCATCAAAG GAGACAAGGAAAAGGTTAATAGTATGATTCAGATGGCTTGGACATTTATCAACGACAG taTGTGTACGATGCTGAGTCTACAATGGGAACCGGATATTATCGGAGTTTCGTTGTTGTATTTGGCCAGTCGATTATCGAAGTTCGAAATAACTGATTGGTCCGGTAAAAAGCCCGGTGAGAAATGGTGGGAGTGCTTCGTGCCAGATTCCAGTAAAGAACTCTTAGAAG atGTCTGCCATCAAGTATTAGATCTATACACGAGCGACGCGCCGGCGTCTAAGCCTCGTACGGTATCGCCGCCTATCGCTCCCGTTCCACAACAGCAGCACTACCCCGGTCCTCCGTTACCCGACGATTCACACTCGCAGAATGGAACAAAACAATCTCGTCCTGCCACCCCTCAAGAACCAG AAAAGAAGTTGCCTCCGATGCCAGCACCTCTACCGCATGTAGTTCAGCCACCACTACCGCCTTCAACTCAGCCTGGTTTAGACGTTACCGGTTATCAACTGAAGAAACCAGAGACTTTTTCCTCGCAAAATCCTTACATTTCAACTCAGATGTATTCGAACTCGTTCATGTCGACGGAAGGTGCTCAATCTATTCAGACGTTAATCAGTTCCAATAAGCAGCAGCCTCCCCCAGCTGTTCCTCCTACTAGCGCATTTACCGGACAGCAACCCGCGCCTGTTCAACAATACAGTCAACCGGCAGCTGGTTTCCAGCCGACTAGTACCGCGCAGCCCGGATACACTCAACAGCAGGGATATCCACCACCTGGATACACGCAGCAAGCCGGATACCAATATCCTCAACAACAGTCTCAATATCCGGCGCAGACACAAGGGCATTATAACTATCCGCCTGGATATCAGCAACAAACTGGTCAATATCCGACCGGATCTCAACAACAGTATCCGGCACCGCCCCCTCCGAATGCTGGAAAAAATCCCGCTTACCCGTCTAGTCAACCGCCGCCTAATTACAAACCGCCACCACCCAATCATCATCAAGCTGTACCATTCTCCGGTAATCAGCAACCGTACCCGGTCGGTCAGTCATATCCGCCGCCATCGAATCAACAACCACCGCAACAATACCCCGGTGGACCGCGACCTAGCTTCCCCGGCAACCAACAGCCTTATCCACCTCCTCCGAATTCACAACCGGGCGGAGGATATCCAACTAATAGAGGTCAACACGTTCCTAATCAGCCGCCACCTCCGTTCCAACAATACGGAAATAATCCTCAGCCGTACGgacaatatcaaaatcaatacaGCGGCGGTCGCGGCGGTTATCAGGGGCAGCAGGGTTATAAACCACCGGCACCCCAATCCGGAGGTCCGCCTCCTCGAATGTCTGGCCGTCATCCACCACCGAGACGATAA
- the LOC141905533 gene encoding uncharacterized protein LOC141905533 isoform X1, with protein MPCWYYEKKDLRYTPSYKDNIDPETEARYRKEGARFIIDCGTKLGLRYDACSTGVVYFHRFYMFHSFKNFHRYVTGACCLFLAGKVEETPKKCKDIIRTASSMLTREQFAVFGNDPKEEVMTLERILLQTIKFDLQVSHPYHYLVKYAKFIKGDKEKVNSMIQMAWTFINDSMCTMLSLQWEPDIIGVSLLYLASRLSKFEITDWSGKKPGEKWWECFVPDSSKELLEDVCHQVLDLYTSDAPASKPRTVSPPIAPVPQQQHYPGPPLPDDSHSQNGTKQSRPATPQEPGPPPAKVPKPEPPSQPPPPPAEKKLPPMPAPLPHVVQPPLPPSTQPGLDVTGYQLKKPETFSSQNPYISTQMYSNSFMSTEGAQSIQTLISSNKQQPPPAVPPTSAFTGQQPAPVQQYSQPAAGFQPTSTAQPGYTQQQGYPPPGYTQQAGYQYPQQQSQYPAQTQGHYNYPPGYQQQTGQYPTGSQQQYPAPPPPNAGKNPAYPSSQPPPNYKPPPPNHHQAVPFSGNQQPYPVGQSYPPPSNQQPPQQYPGGPRPSFPGNQQPYPPPPNSQPGGGYPTNRGQHVPNQPPPPFQQYGNNPQPYGQYQNQYSGGRGGYQGQQGYKPPAPQSGGPPPRMSGRHPPPRR; from the exons ATGCCGTGTTGGTATTACGAGAAGAAAGATCTGCGTTATACACCTTCGTATAAAGATAATATCGACCCAGAAACTGAGGCCAGGTATCGCAAAGAGGGAGCAAGATTTATCATCGACTGCGGAACAAAACTCGGGCT GAGGTACGATGCTTGTAGCACCGGAGTCGTCTATTTCCATAGGTTTTACATGTTCCATTCCTTCAAAAATTTCCACAGATAC GTAACCGGAGCTTGCTGTCTATTTTTGGCCGGCAAAGTTGAAGAAACTCCCAAGAAATGTAAAGATATCATTAGGACAGCCAGCTCAATGCTGACTCGGGAACAGTTTGCTGTCTTCGGAAACGACCCAAAG GAAGAAGTGATGACTTTGGAGAGAATTTTACTTCAAACTATCAAATTCGACTTGCAAGTCAGTCACCCATATCACTACCTCGTGAAATATGCCAAATTCATCAAAG GAGACAAGGAAAAGGTTAATAGTATGATTCAGATGGCTTGGACATTTATCAACGACAG taTGTGTACGATGCTGAGTCTACAATGGGAACCGGATATTATCGGAGTTTCGTTGTTGTATTTGGCCAGTCGATTATCGAAGTTCGAAATAACTGATTGGTCCGGTAAAAAGCCCGGTGAGAAATGGTGGGAGTGCTTCGTGCCAGATTCCAGTAAAGAACTCTTAGAAG atGTCTGCCATCAAGTATTAGATCTATACACGAGCGACGCGCCGGCGTCTAAGCCTCGTACGGTATCGCCGCCTATCGCTCCCGTTCCACAACAGCAGCACTACCCCGGTCCTCCGTTACCCGACGATTCACACTCGCAGAATGGAACAAAACAATCTCGTCCTGCCACCCCTCAAGAACCAG GTCCTCCTCCTGCAAAGGTCCCTAAACCAGAGCCTCCGAGTCAACCACCTCCCCCTCCAGCAG AAAAGAAGTTGCCTCCGATGCCAGCACCTCTACCGCATGTAGTTCAGCCACCACTACCGCCTTCAACTCAGCCTGGTTTAGACGTTACCGGTTATCAACTGAAGAAACCAGAGACTTTTTCCTCGCAAAATCCTTACATTTCAACTCAGATGTATTCGAACTCGTTCATGTCGACGGAAGGTGCTCAATCTATTCAGACGTTAATCAGTTCCAATAAGCAGCAGCCTCCCCCAGCTGTTCCTCCTACTAGCGCATTTACCGGACAGCAACCCGCGCCTGTTCAACAATACAGTCAACCGGCAGCTGGTTTCCAGCCGACTAGTACCGCGCAGCCCGGATACACTCAACAGCAGGGATATCCACCACCTGGATACACGCAGCAAGCCGGATACCAATATCCTCAACAACAGTCTCAATATCCGGCGCAGACACAAGGGCATTATAACTATCCGCCTGGATATCAGCAACAAACTGGTCAATATCCGACCGGATCTCAACAACAGTATCCGGCACCGCCCCCTCCGAATGCTGGAAAAAATCCCGCTTACCCGTCTAGTCAACCGCCGCCTAATTACAAACCGCCACCACCCAATCATCATCAAGCTGTACCATTCTCCGGTAATCAGCAACCGTACCCGGTCGGTCAGTCATATCCGCCGCCATCGAATCAACAACCACCGCAACAATACCCCGGTGGACCGCGACCTAGCTTCCCCGGCAACCAACAGCCTTATCCACCTCCTCCGAATTCACAACCGGGCGGAGGATATCCAACTAATAGAGGTCAACACGTTCCTAATCAGCCGCCACCTCCGTTCCAACAATACGGAAATAATCCTCAGCCGTACGgacaatatcaaaatcaatacaGCGGCGGTCGCGGCGGTTATCAGGGGCAGCAGGGTTATAAACCACCGGCACCCCAATCCGGAGGTCCGCCTCCTCGAATGTCTGGCCGTCATCCACCACCGAGACGATAA